TTCTTACTGCCTTTCTTGATAGTGGCGGATTTTATTGGTGGTCTATTTCTAAGGTTTTGACTTTGAACTCTTTGAACAGTAGACGGACGCTCTTTTGTGACTGGACGTTGTGAAGCTCTGTCTGCTGGTGTAGTTGAAGTTGCTGGCTTTTGAACTGTTCTTTCTTGTGTAGTACGGTTTTGACGTTCCGCTTTTAAACTTGAAGAATCGGACTTAACTGCTGGACGCTCCTGTTTGGCTTGTTGAGATTCCATGCGTAAAGCCTGAACAGAAGATTGTTTTGCGGTCTGTCCATCATGAGATTGTTCTTGCTTAGTAGCTGGTCTTTCATGAACGGAAGAAGCTGGCTGTTTTTTCTGTTTGACCTGTTCCATTTCAGAGCGACGCTCTGCAATGGTTTTGCGTCTTTGTTCCTGCTGTTCCTTGCGTCCGCTGGCTCTGTCTGCTCTGGTTTGAGAAATACTGGAAGTTAGGTCACGAACATTTTCTTTTGCTTTGGATTTTCCTTGATACACTGCATATCTTGCATTGGTCGGAATATCCTTAACCTGTTCTTTGAGATTACCAGCAGAATCAACGATTTTATCTTTGGTATCAGCAACTGCTCCGATTGTTTGTCCGATACGTTTTCCAAGTGTTGATTTTTCCTGTCCGTCTGGACGGGTGTGATCTGCTTGTGTCCTACCAGAACTACCCGACTGTCCTTGTTTTCCTGTAGCACTGGCAATGGCAGAGCCAGCACCTAAAGCTGTCATGGAGCGTCCAAGTTTACGCTGTAGGCGGTGCATATGAGCGTGCATAAGCATACGAGGTTTTCTCATCACACGACTTCCCACACTTTGAGAATCGTTGCTTTGAAGCGAAAACATACTCATTAAATCGCCCAGTTTGAAGTAGATTCCTGCAAAGGTCACAATCTGTAGAAAGGCAATCAAAAAGAACGGATAACCAGCCGATAAGGTATAGAGCATGGTTGAAATACTAAAGGCTGTCGTAATAATCAGCGTGATTCCAGCTCGTGTCAAAATGGTATTAAAGAGTTTAGTAATGGCTCGTTTCGACATACCATCAAAAGATGGAATCATACTTAAAATAAAGCTCACAGGCAGAAACATAGCATAGATGATAAAAAGCACCTGCGAGAAAATCATGATTCCTGTTAGTAGGAATACGAATATAGAAATCCCGATATTGAATACAAAGAGAAAGAAGACTGTACCCAAGCGGTTAATAGTTTTTGTAATCGTCATGTTCACATTGTTTCTGTCTTCGATTTCTTCTGCTACAATTTTTTCTCTGTCTTCTCCATTATTACTGTCTGGACTGGTTGAAAGTAGACTTTCCACACGGTCAGCACCAATACTTTCAATGTCTGAACTGTTGTATTGAAGCAGTAGCCACGGTTGTTGAACCTGTATGGAAAATAGGCTGTCACGTATCAAGTCCACACTGTCCTTGCCTTGACTATCGGAATGGGGCATGACAATTTTTGTGCCAAGTGATAAGCTGGCTTGACTGATGTCTGATGAAAAATCATTGATTTTTTTAATGTAGTCGGGAGCGTAGGCAATAAAGGAAGCTGATAGGATAAATACCATGACAAAGTTCACAATGGCATGAATCGCTTTTGTAGTTTCTCTTTTTATCAGTCCTGTATAGGCAACATAAACCCCAAGAACCAAAATCAAGAGTAAGAGGAATCCAACATAGAATCCCTCTGTTGATAGTCCGCTAGGCGTAACTCCTGCAAGGGTCTGCATATTCTTGCCAATGGAATCTGCTGTAGCAGAAATGAAGTCAAGGGAATAGGCTTCTTGAACTAAGTAGCCAGTCGCATTGGAAACATAAAGACTGATTGTCCAAATAAAATTGGTAATGGCATATAAGCCATACATGACTTGTTTTCCAATTCCGTCCGACCAGTTCCACGGTAGCCAGCCCCAGCTATTATCAACATAAAAATCCAGTTGATAGTTTTCAAGTGGGTATCGGCTGTACTCATTTGCCACATTGATTGTATCATCTACCAAGCCCGCAGCTTGAACCACTGTTCCCATCATGGCTAAAAGAAAAATGGCAATCACAAGTGTGAAAGCCACTGTCATTGCCACTTTACCTAGACGCTTCAGCGTCCAGTTTGATTTTATTCTGTTTAATATTGATGGTTTCACATTTACACCTCTTTTCGCACAGGCGGTCTGGTATCAAAGGCATGGAGCAGTTCTTCAAATACAGGGTGGAACTGTATCACACCGACACGACCATATAAATCACTGATAAGGCACTGTCCATTTTCCAAATCACGCAATCGCTTCTGATTATTTTCGTCCTCTGGGTCAACGCCGAAAAAGGCAAGGGTCTTTTTAATCTCGTTAAGGTCAGTAGAGCGGAACGCAAATTTCAAACCAAGATTATTTTTCAGCTTTTCATCTAAAAGGTCATCTGTATTCTGGGTCACGAAATATACCCCAGCGTTCATAGCACGTCCAGCACGAACCAGTTTCATAGACAGTGTTTTACCTTGTGCCACCTGTAAGAAGCTCCACGCTTCGTCTAAGTCAACAATTTTAAAAATGCTTCTGTCTGTATGGATAAAGTCTAACGCAAAGGTACTAATGACAATCAGCATTGCCACCGATAGTAACTCCATTGTGGTATATTCCTCAAAGGAGGTTTCTTTATCGGGAAGTACCAAGTCGGCAACCTGTATGATGTTCAGTTGTTTTTCAAGACTGATAGACTGCTCCACATATCCATCACTAAAGAGCAGATGTGCAAAGTCATAGTCTGTAAAACTTTCGATATGGTCGGCTATGCTGGTGCTTATTTGAGTTCCCTCAACCCGTAATTCCTCAATCACTTTCAGAAGACCTCGCACTTCACTATTAGTTACAGCACGAATGGCTTTTCGTAGAACAGGGAAACGGTCAGAATCTCGTGATGAAATCCCCGTAAGGAACGTCAAAATGTCGATTGCCAGTGATTCAGAATCTTTGGGATTTTTCATAATCACGTAAGGGTCAAGTAAGCCTTTATTTTTCTCATCAGAAGTCAGATTGACAATATTAATTTCGTGAGCGATTTCTGGCAAGGTTTCTTTCCATCTGCCACGTTCCGCTTTCGGGTCAACAATCACTGCTTGTGCCCCATAAAGCACTGCATAATAGACGATAAGGTTATTCGCAAAGGATTTTCCACCGCCTAGCGAACCTACAAAGGCAGACGCTAATGCATTGGTTACTGAACCCTTAACCCCTTGACTGGCAAGAGCAGGTTTGAGGTAGACATTGCGTCCTGTATCTAAGCTATAGCCAACATAAATACCCTCATTTTCGCCAAGCATTTGAGTAGCACCGAAACCAAGTCCAGCTAAGAAATCAGAGGTTACATACTGAATATAGTCATTCATATAACGCTTGCTTGATGGTAAAAATTCTTCATGTAAGCCCAGCATATCTCCAAATGGTCGTACCAACTTGACACTTAAATCGTCATAAAAATCTTTCACTTCATTACAACGACGTTTCAATTCGTCCAAGTCATTTGCGGAAACACGCACCACATAAGAGAGCTTATACATGGATTCCTTGCTTTGGTCTAAATTATTTTCCAGCTCATTGACACTTTCCAGAGCTTCCGCCACATTAGAGCTGGTTTCGTTATCACTTTGCCATGCGTGGTTATCTAGGTCTTTTAGTTCTTTCTTTTTATTACGAACGGTGCTTAGTGCTTTACGGTTTGCCACGATTTCCACATTCATAGAAGTATCAATCGGGAATGTAAATTGCTGTTGCTGGTAGTAGAAGATTTCAGAGGACGGAAAGTCCAATTCGCCGACAATGCTGTTGATGGTAAAGTACGCCACATAGACGGTTTCGTCTTCCTGTTGAATTTTTAGGTATCGCTGTTTTTCTTCCACCAGACAACGGGTCGGTTTAATAAGGTCATAATATTTAATCAGCGTTTCATTATCCAGCTTCTTCTTTGATAGATGGTACTCATAATCTTCATAAGCTGTACCTGTCTGTCCATAAAGATGTTCAATCAGATAGCCGAAGTCGTCCTTATCCAGTCTACGGATTTTGAAACGACGAGAGATTTTATTTTCCAAGAGCTTTTCCATCTTCTGAAAACGCAGGATTTCATCATTACTCATGCTGACAAAATCGCCCATTAGCTTATGGTTCACATCATAGACAAAATCAGACAAAGCATTTTTGGCTTCAACGGTAAGACTTTTCATAGAAAACTCTTGATCGTTGAGAAGCAACTTAAAGCCGATAAAGAAGCGGTAGTCCACTTGATTTTCGCCAATCATGGATATTAAAGCGTCTGTCTGTTGGTCGATTTTGTCATAGGCAATTACTTTGAGTTTGCCAGTTACTTCCTCTTTGGAACGTTCTTGTGCAGAACGTATGCTGGATTCTGTACTGATTTGTAGAGCATGAATCTTGCCATCACGATTTTGTGCGATAAGCTGTCTGAAAGAATCATGCACTTGTATTTTCTGTTCTGGACTTAGGAATGAGTAATTGTAAGGAATAAGCTCATAATAGGCGTAACATTCGCCATCTTTATTCCAGACCAGATTATTTTCAATGTATTTAATTGGATATGCCATAAAATTCACTCCTAACTGTCGTAATGGCTTCTTGTGGCTGGTTTCTGCCAAGGGTTACTTTTTTCCCTGCATAGGTCAGCTTTGGTCGCAGTGCATAAGCAATGACAGACTTCAAAAATCCATAAGGCTTTTTACCATCAAAGGTTTTTGTAGACATAAACCATGTGAAAGCCACAGGAATTCCAAAATATTTGAGAAATGCTCCCTCAATCATGGAAAGAGGTGGCAAGTTGCCAAGTATCATAACCGCAAACAGTGACACGACAAACCACGTCATTTGCGTAAAGGTTATGGGAAACGGAAGTCTAAAATCGTTGATGGAGTACAGCACTTTCTCAACAGACCAAATACTGGTATAGCTTCGTATTTTCTTCATAGAATCAATCCTTTCAATAGACGATTTCAAAAATCCCATAATTGGTTGTGATAAAAGTTCCCGAAATTTCTAAATCACGACCATAGGATTCGTAATCAATATAGTTTTGAAGACTGGTTGGCACTTCGCCCAATACTCCAGTTTCTTCAATGTAGTAACGTGCGACATCTGCCATATCATCACAATCCGAGTGAATGATAATATCCTCTTGATGTTCGCTTAGTTCCTCAATACTTGAAAAATGAGTGA
The DNA window shown above is from Megasphaera vaginalis (ex Bordigoni et al. 2020) and carries:
- a CDS encoding CD3337/EF1877 family mobilome membrane protein, whose amino-acid sequence is MKPSILNRIKSNWTLKRLGKVAMTVAFTLVIAIFLLAMMGTVVQAAGLVDDTINVANEYSRYPLENYQLDFYVDNSWGWLPWNWSDGIGKQVMYGLYAITNFIWTISLYVSNATGYLVQEAYSLDFISATADSIGKNMQTLAGVTPSGLSTEGFYVGFLLLLILVLGVYVAYTGLIKRETTKAIHAIVNFVMVFILSASFIAYAPDYIKKINDFSSDISQASLSLGTKIVMPHSDSQGKDSVDLIRDSLFSIQVQQPWLLLQYNSSDIESIGADRVESLLSTSPDSNNGEDREKIVAEEIEDRNNVNMTITKTINRLGTVFFLFVFNIGISIFVFLLTGIMIFSQVLFIIYAMFLPVSFILSMIPSFDGMSKRAITKLFNTILTRAGITLIITTAFSISTMLYTLSAGYPFFLIAFLQIVTFAGIYFKLGDLMSMFSLQSNDSQSVGSRVMRKPRMLMHAHMHRLQRKLGRSMTALGAGSAIASATGKQGQSGSSGRTQADHTRPDGQEKSTLGKRIGQTIGAVADTKDKIVDSAGNLKEQVKDIPTNARYAVYQGKSKAKENVRDLTSSISQTRADRASGRKEQQEQRRKTIAERRSEMEQVKQKKQPASSVHERPATKQEQSHDGQTAKQSSVQALRMESQQAKQERPAVKSDSSSLKAERQNRTTQERTVQKPATSTTPADRASQRPVTKERPSTVQRVQSQNLRNRPPIKSATIKKGSKKP
- a CDS encoding ATP-binding protein — encoded protein: MAYPIKYIENNLVWNKDGECYAYYELIPYNYSFLSPEQKIQVHDSFRQLIAQNRDGKIHALQISTESSIRSAQERSKEEVTGKLKVIAYDKIDQQTDALISMIGENQVDYRFFIGFKLLLNDQEFSMKSLTVEAKNALSDFVYDVNHKLMGDFVSMSNDEILRFQKMEKLLENKISRRFKIRRLDKDDFGYLIEHLYGQTGTAYEDYEYHLSKKKLDNETLIKYYDLIKPTRCLVEEKQRYLKIQQEDETVYVAYFTINSIVGELDFPSSEIFYYQQQQFTFPIDTSMNVEIVANRKALSTVRNKKKELKDLDNHAWQSDNETSSNVAEALESVNELENNLDQSKESMYKLSYVVRVSANDLDELKRRCNEVKDFYDDLSVKLVRPFGDMLGLHEEFLPSSKRYMNDYIQYVTSDFLAGLGFGATQMLGENEGIYVGYSLDTGRNVYLKPALASQGVKGSVTNALASAFVGSLGGGKSFANNLIVYYAVLYGAQAVIVDPKAERGRWKETLPEIAHEINIVNLTSDEKNKGLLDPYVIMKNPKDSESLAIDILTFLTGISSRDSDRFPVLRKAIRAVTNSEVRGLLKVIEELRVEGTQISTSIADHIESFTDYDFAHLLFSDGYVEQSISLEKQLNIIQVADLVLPDKETSFEEYTTMELLSVAMLIVISTFALDFIHTDRSIFKIVDLDEAWSFLQVAQGKTLSMKLVRAGRAMNAGVYFVTQNTDDLLDEKLKNNLGLKFAFRSTDLNEIKKTLAFFGVDPEDENNQKRLRDLENGQCLISDLYGRVGVIQFHPVFEELLHAFDTRPPVRKEV
- a CDS encoding conjugal transfer protein; the encoded protein is MKKIRSYTSIWSVEKVLYSINDFRLPFPITFTQMTWFVVSLFAVMILGNLPPLSMIEGAFLKYFGIPVAFTWFMSTKTFDGKKPYGFLKSVIAYALRPKLTYAGKKVTLGRNQPQEAITTVRSEFYGISN